CTGATCGAGGCCCAGGCGCTCGTGGATGTCGTGCCGCTCGAGATTCCCGCCGCGGTCATGAAGAGGGCCCAGGAGATCAACGCAGGCATCTTTGCGGCAACGAAGGGTCCGGAGGCCTGGTCGGCCATCGAGGCACCAACCGTCTTCCCTTACTCCATCGGAGTGCTGGCCGCCGCTCCCGATACCACCGCGGAAGTGGGCTACGAGATCACGAAGGCGATTTACGACGACGCCGAGCGTATCCGCAGCCTGGGGGTGGCTCTCCGATACGTGGATGCCGAGTTCGCCCTCCGGGGATTGATGGCAGCCTTCCCCGTGAACGCCGGAGCGCTTTCGTACTTCCACGAGAACGGCATCCGAAACGACGCGCTTACGATCGTCGCCGACCCGTAACCAGGCAACTCGGTGACATCTCGATCCCCTGGTCAA
This region of Vicinamibacteria bacterium genomic DNA includes:
- a CDS encoding TAXI family TRAP transporter solute-binding subunit; the protein is MFAYATWHMPPVVRRDSHIETLADLRGRRYAPSTPGSAAALMHHALMNAAGLDDHIRWTYGSWTEIYDAFTSKRVDVVPGVITNDAISPRLIEAQALVDVVPLEIPAAVMKRAQEINAGIFAATKGPEAWSAIEAPTVFPYSIGVLAAAPDTTAEVGYEITKAIYDDAERIRSLGVALRYVDAEFALRGLMAAFPVNAGALSYFHENGIRNDALTIVADP